A genome region from Flavobacterium sp. CFS9 includes the following:
- a CDS encoding alpha/beta fold hydrolase: MGIKKGIRFITLKSVGSYINFLSYVRPQKAMELSYALFSQPRIGRLKKEALPKVLRNTETEVFHHNEHHFQTYIWKGNETKILLVHGWESNASRWKKTLPHLQKSGSTIIAIDAPAHGQSSGKEFNVPLYAEFINKAVEKYQPAIIIGHSIGGAACVYHQYLFPNTSINKMVILGAPSDLKTLIDNYISMLSLNTKMFSLLESKFMNRFNFKLEDFSGQRFASEFNVSGLIVHDTSDKIVAFEEGKKIASNWKNSQFIETKGLGHGMHDDELYQKIIDFLFAS, encoded by the coding sequence TTGGGAATTAAAAAAGGAATCCGTTTTATCACTTTAAAATCGGTTGGATCTTATATTAACTTTTTGAGCTATGTTCGTCCGCAAAAAGCGATGGAACTTTCTTATGCACTTTTTAGCCAGCCCAGAATTGGAAGACTAAAGAAAGAAGCACTGCCCAAAGTATTAAGAAATACAGAAACAGAGGTCTTCCATCATAACGAACATCATTTTCAAACGTATATCTGGAAAGGTAACGAAACCAAAATACTGCTTGTTCACGGTTGGGAAAGCAATGCCTCCCGCTGGAAAAAAACCTTGCCGCACCTTCAAAAATCAGGCAGTACCATTATCGCAATTGATGCTCCGGCACACGGGCAAAGCAGCGGTAAAGAATTTAACGTTCCTCTGTATGCTGAATTTATCAATAAAGCGGTCGAAAAATACCAGCCTGCCATTATTATTGGTCATTCCATAGGCGGCGCAGCATGTGTCTATCATCAGTATTTGTTTCCTAACACCAGCATCAACAAAATGGTCATTTTGGGAGCTCCCTCTGACCTAAAAACATTAATTGACAATTATATCTCAATGTTAAGTCTGAACACCAAAATGTTTTCACTTTTGGAAAGTAAATTTATGAATCGTTTCAATTTTAAGCTGGAAGATTTTTCAGGACAGCGATTTGCCTCGGAGTTTAATGTTTCGGGGTTAATTGTACATGACACTTCAGACAAAATTGTTGCTTTTGAAGAAGGCAAAAAAATCGCCAGCAACTGGAAAAACAGTCAGTTTATTGAGACTAAAGGTTTAGGTCACGGAATGCATGACGATGAATTGTATCAAAAGATTATTGATTTTTTGTTTGCTTCTTAA
- a CDS encoding antibiotic biosynthesis monooxygenase, with product MIAVIFEVIPNEGKKEEYLSIAASLRPELDKIEGFISIERFQSLNDPEKVLSLSFWKDEESILQWRNLEMHRHAQAKGRKEIFKDYHLRIAAVVRDYGMFDREETPKDSSDFHDK from the coding sequence ATGATCGCTGTAATTTTTGAAGTAATTCCAAACGAAGGAAAAAAAGAAGAGTATCTGTCTATTGCCGCAAGTTTACGACCTGAATTGGACAAGATAGAAGGTTTTATATCCATCGAACGTTTTCAGAGTTTAAATGATCCCGAGAAAGTTTTGTCATTGTCATTTTGGAAGGACGAAGAAAGCATTCTGCAATGGAGAAATCTGGAAATGCATCGCCACGCACAAGCCAAGGGACGCAAAGAAATTTTTAAAGATTATCACTTACGAATTGCCGCCGTAGTTCGGGATTACGGAATGTTTGACCGCGAAGAAACACCTAAAGACAGTTCGGATTTTCATGACAAATGA
- the rluF gene encoding 23S rRNA pseudouridine(2604) synthase RluF, with the protein MEENLKRLNKFIGETGYCSRREADKLIEEGRVTINGAVPEMGTKVSPDDEVRIDGKLIVEKKEKMVYLAFNKPVGIECTTNLEVRNNIVDYINYPKRIFPIGRLDKASEGLIFMTNDGDIVNKILRARNNHEKEYTVTVNKPITDRFIQRMGNGVPILDTVTRKCKVEQISKYTFKIILTQGLNRQIRRMCEYLGYDVTALKRIRIINISLDVPVGRYRDLTDAEIKELNHLIAPSSKTEEASLPKEEAPKRRTEFISKHDPRFKKRGDY; encoded by the coding sequence ATGGAAGAGAATTTAAAACGTCTGAATAAATTTATAGGAGAAACAGGATATTGTTCTCGTCGTGAAGCCGATAAACTTATTGAAGAAGGACGCGTAACAATAAATGGTGCTGTACCGGAAATGGGAACAAAAGTTTCACCGGATGATGAAGTACGCATTGACGGAAAGCTGATTGTAGAGAAAAAAGAAAAAATGGTTTATTTAGCATTCAACAAACCTGTTGGGATTGAATGCACAACCAATCTCGAGGTTCGAAACAATATTGTAGATTATATCAATTATCCTAAACGTATTTTCCCGATTGGGCGTTTGGACAAAGCAAGTGAAGGATTGATTTTTATGACTAATGACGGTGATATTGTCAACAAGATTCTACGCGCACGAAACAACCACGAAAAAGAATATACTGTTACGGTTAACAAACCTATTACAGATCGTTTTATACAGCGAATGGGAAATGGTGTTCCAATTTTGGACACGGTTACCCGAAAATGTAAAGTAGAACAAATCAGTAAATACACTTTCAAAATTATTCTGACACAAGGTCTCAACCGTCAGATTCGTAGAATGTGTGAATATTTAGGATACGATGTAACTGCTTTAAAACGTATCCGAATCATCAATATTTCACTCGATGTTCCGGTGGGGCGTTATCGTGATTTAACGGATGCTGAAATTAAAGAATTAAATCATTTGATCGCACCGTCCAGTAAAACAGAGGAAGCCAGTCTCCCAAAAGAGGAAGCTCCAAAGCGAAGAACCGAATTTATTTCGAAACACGATCCCCGATTTAAGAAAAGAGGAGACTATTAA
- a CDS encoding magnesium transporter CorA family protein has protein sequence MKAFYKNNNGLIEIQEWTPNCWISIESPSETEKKYLLEELQIPEAFYNDIEDIDERPRMESEDGWTLFIMRVPIKSNDVKLPFQTIPLGLIFKDDVCVTISFYETEIISDFLQYTRRKNIVIKDNFDLVMRLLLSSSVWYLKYLKQINQKIKLAEDNLEKSIKNEELQALLQIEKCLVFFITSLKGNDVLFHRIKNLKAQREHFDPDLLEDVDIELSQAQDTANIYSNILTGMMDAYASVISNNMNNIMKQMTSISIILMIPTLIASLYGMNVPNGLEESKYGIWILLLVSVILSSFGVFLFKRRRWF, from the coding sequence ATGAAAGCCTTTTACAAAAACAACAACGGACTAATCGAGATACAAGAATGGACTCCAAACTGCTGGATCAGCATTGAATCTCCTTCAGAAACAGAAAAAAAATACTTACTGGAAGAACTTCAGATTCCTGAAGCCTTTTATAATGATATTGAGGATATTGACGAAAGACCCCGTATGGAGTCTGAAGACGGCTGGACTTTGTTTATCATGAGGGTTCCCATAAAAAGTAACGATGTTAAACTTCCTTTTCAAACCATTCCCTTAGGTCTGATTTTTAAAGATGATGTTTGCGTGACGATTAGTTTTTACGAAACTGAGATCATATCCGATTTTCTACAATACACAAGACGAAAAAATATAGTCATCAAAGATAATTTCGATTTAGTGATGAGATTGCTTCTATCGTCAAGTGTCTGGTATCTGAAATATTTAAAACAAATCAATCAAAAGATAAAACTGGCCGAAGACAACCTGGAGAAATCGATCAAGAACGAAGAACTACAGGCGCTTTTACAGATCGAAAAATGTCTGGTGTTTTTTATTACTTCCTTAAAAGGGAATGATGTTTTATTTCACAGAATCAAAAATCTAAAAGCTCAAAGAGAGCATTTTGATCCGGATTTGCTGGAAGATGTTGATATTGAGTTAAGTCAGGCACAGGATACGGCAAATATTTACAGCAATATCCTGACGGGTATGATGGATGCTTATGCTTCGGTAATTTCTAATAACATGAATAATATTATGAAGCAAATGACTTCTATTTCTATTATTTTGATGATTCCTACTTTAATTGCGAGTTTATATGGAATGAATGTACCGAATGGTCTGGAAGAAAGTAAATATGGTATCTGGATTCTTCTTTTAGTGTCAGTTATCCTATCATCATTCGGAGTGTTTTTGTTTAAAAGAAGAAGATGGTTTTGA
- a CDS encoding DUF4173 domain-containing protein → MKKHQVIPACSLIFILLFYHESMGVNLAIFGLLLVGLICYFFQDKFTDRSHLILVVTSVLSCIAFAWYGDFPSFLALSMSILFLHFRIQDPELKILQIFPLVFLNAFTTLGRVFMFSQWLPERKIHNNFAKKLVAYVIIPLIFLVVFFTAYSFGSEHFSSLLTDYTLDLDIFEVLLIGVLGFYISFSFWNYWVPEVCYEKNKLLDNEFDNVTDIKNQKTFSFLDLDFERKSGEITLVLLNFMLLIFIITYNYEQFFEAVEASKLSSATHERVNAVIFSIIMAVGVILFYFKGGFNFDKKAARLKKLAKVWIVLNGVLIVSTIIKNSEYVSFFGLTYKRLGVYAFLILAIIGLIFTFLKITRQKTNAYLFNQMVWCFYAVILLCSFVNWGNLITNYNVSVNKGVEPRFLSSLNFNDESRDAYFSTIKIDGEGYGNLQEINIEDHKADTFLSKALYYEFVGKK, encoded by the coding sequence ATGAAAAAACACCAAGTTATCCCAGCCTGCAGTTTGATTTTTATCCTGCTTTTTTACCATGAATCAATGGGAGTGAACCTCGCCATTTTTGGACTATTGTTAGTCGGACTGATCTGTTATTTTTTTCAGGATAAGTTTACCGATCGATCTCATTTGATTTTGGTGGTTACCTCGGTTTTGTCGTGTATAGCTTTTGCCTGGTATGGAGATTTTCCTTCATTTTTGGCACTTTCCATGTCCATTTTGTTCTTGCATTTTAGAATACAGGACCCGGAACTAAAAATACTTCAGATTTTTCCGCTTGTGTTTTTAAACGCTTTCACCACGTTAGGACGTGTGTTTATGTTCAGCCAATGGCTTCCGGAAAGGAAAATTCATAACAATTTTGCCAAGAAACTAGTTGCATACGTTATTATCCCATTAATTTTCCTGGTGGTATTTTTTACAGCTTATTCCTTTGGAAGCGAACATTTCTCTTCTCTATTAACGGACTATACTTTAGATCTTGATATTTTTGAAGTACTTCTAATTGGGGTTTTAGGGTTTTACATTTCATTTAGTTTCTGGAATTATTGGGTTCCTGAGGTGTGTTATGAGAAAAATAAACTTCTAGACAATGAGTTTGATAATGTAACTGATATTAAAAATCAGAAGACATTTTCGTTTTTAGATCTGGATTTTGAAAGAAAAAGTGGGGAAATTACATTAGTCTTATTAAATTTCATGCTCTTGATTTTTATCATCACCTACAATTATGAACAATTTTTTGAAGCTGTCGAGGCTTCTAAACTCAGCTCAGCTACTCACGAAAGAGTGAATGCCGTAATCTTTTCAATTATTATGGCAGTTGGAGTGATTCTGTTTTATTTTAAAGGAGGATTTAATTTTGATAAAAAAGCAGCTCGTCTTAAAAAGTTGGCTAAGGTATGGATTGTTTTAAATGGTGTTTTAATCGTGAGTACGATTATTAAAAACTCGGAATATGTGTCGTTCTTCGGATTAACCTACAAAAGATTGGGGGTTTATGCTTTTCTAATTTTAGCGATAATTGGTTTGATTTTTACTTTCTTAAAAATTACCAGACAAAAAACAAATGCTTATCTGTTTAACCAAATGGTTTGGTGTTTTTATGCAGTGATACTCTTATGCAGCTTTGTAAATTGGGGAAATCTAATTACAAACTATAATGTGTCGGTAAATAAAGGAGTTGAGCCGAGATTTTTAAGCAGTTTGAATTTTAATGATGAAAGCCGTGATGCTTATTTTTCAACAATAAAAATTGATGGTGAAGGATATGGTAATTTGCAAGAAATTAATATAGAAGATCATAAGGCAGATACTTTTCTGTCGAAAGCACTTTATTACGAATTTGTAGGGAAAAAGTAA
- a CDS encoding transcriptional regulator: protein MGIIDKLNKDFESRVRLGIMSILMVNEWVDFTEMKNLLNITDGNLASHSSALEKAEYIEVKKEFVGKKPKTSYQVTPRGRAAFKEHLSFLEKLMKS from the coding sequence ATGGGAATTATTGATAAATTAAATAAAGATTTTGAAAGCCGTGTCAGATTGGGTATTATGTCCATTTTGATGGTCAACGAGTGGGTGGATTTTACTGAGATGAAAAATCTGTTGAATATTACAGACGGAAATCTGGCAAGTCATTCCTCGGCTCTTGAAAAAGCGGAGTATATTGAAGTAAAAAAAGAATTTGTAGGCAAGAAACCTAAAACATCTTACCAGGTAACTCCCAGAGGACGTGCGGCTTTTAAAGAACACCTTTCTTTTCTCGAAAAATTAATGAAATCGTAG